The Chitinimonas arctica region GCGAAGGAACGGGGATATGAATCTCAAAAAGAAGCCCAGTAACGCGCCCAAGACCAAGGAGCAGAAGCGGATCGATCTGCTAAAGCGCCACGGTGTCGAGAGTCCGCAAACCCGCAATATGGCACGCAATGTGACCATGACGCGAATCGAAAATTTCGATCGTTCCAAGCTGAAGCCGCTACAACCGCAGCAGCGCTATATTTACTCGCCGCACGACGACATCGGCAATCTGTTCGACAATACCTTGTCGATGACTTCATGGGGGCACGAACGCAATTTGCCCGGTATCAGGCCCGTATTCAAGGACCAGAACCAGCGCAAGGCTTTTCTGAGCAAAATAGAGCAGGAACTAGCCAACCCAAGCCAATATACGCTTCTGGATCCGCACAGCACCAAGTCGTTGGCGCAATTGAAGAAGTGGTCAACCCAGGATGGGGGATTGACGGACTTCAAGTCCATCAGCACCAAGCGCGGTGCGCCGATCGTCTATACGCAAGGTCATGGTCAGCCTGGTGACCTGCGCATCAGGAGCAATGCGAACCAATATGTCAGCGCGACCGATGTAGCCCAGCAGCTGCACGACAAGGGCCTGACATCGACCAGCGAGGTGCGCGCGAACTCCTGCTATAGCGGTACGCAGCATAGGCTATTCAACGATGTACCCGATATCGGGAAGCATTTTGCCGAGCAATCAATAGATAATCGGCATGCGGGCACATGGACGAATACCTTTGCCGGTTCCATGCAGCAAAAGCTGCAATCGCTTGGGCACCACGGTCGGGTGACCGGCTACGTTGGCCCTACGGGGATCGACCCCGAAACGGTCAAGACGGTATCGCCCTTCAGCAAGGTCTCCAGCGTGAAGGGGATGAGCGTGGAACTCAAACCGTCTGTTTCGAAGCCTCAGTCCGAGTTCTACAAGCGGAGCCAGATGCGACGTTTCCAGCCGCTGCAGAACAAATGAAGCGATGCGCTTCCCGGCGCCCGGTGCCGACTGTGATGACGCGCTTAGCTTGGGAGGATTGCCACCCGTGCTACGCCAGCTTCGCGATCTCGCCAATAATCTCCAGCCGCCTACGTGCCAGAAACTGCTCGAATCCCAGCAACCACTTCTGGCAGTGAGTATTCGTCGCCGGCCAATCGGTAAACCGAAGCACGAGAGCCGGTCCATTGATCGACACTCGGCCGTCATTGCTCAGCAGTTCGGAGTCCAGCGCGATGCGGCCATGCTTGACCTTGAGATCCACCTTGATGGCCAGCGCGTTACCGCTTTCGCGATGGGTAAAAGACAAATTGGCTCGTAAGGACGATGTTTCCTTATAGGTCGCGGACTGCTCGGACCTCACACCTTCGCTTATCGGCATACCGCTCAGGAATTGGTCAAAAACACGGGTCAAACTCGGTAAAAAAAACGCTGACTCTTTCAACATGAACAATCTCACTCGTACTGCCAAATATTCAAAAAACTCCCGCAAATCCATCGCCAAGGGGAGCAAGGTCTACGGAGAAGGATGAGCCATGCCGGCTGGCCCAAGGTGCCGGGCACGCCGGTCGCATGCCGCTTCCACCACATTTGATCGGGAGGGATACCAACGAGGGCAAGCACAGGACGACTTCGCACCAGCAAGCGCTGCGGCGGTGGAGCGAAGATGGCAAGGGCGCGGATTATAGCGCAGCAACAAGCTCGTATGTACTTATTTATAAAGAACATTCCAAGCACCCGCCAAGCTGGCTGGCAAGCCATGGCCCCCCGGTTGATGCGGCAGCAAAGAGTTGGGTCAGGATCAGCCGCGCAAGCGAGCCCCCAGGCTGCTTAGCGTACCGGCAGCCCCGCGCCTTGGCGGCAAGGAACGGCGAACCGATAGCGGGGATTCGCATGAAGCAGCGTCCGATCCTGGCATTTATACCGGCCGGCATGGCTGCGCTCGAAGCAGTCTTTGGCGTCGCGAGGTGCTTAAACACCGTCAGTGGGCGCTTTGCGGCCCAGCTGGCCGGAGCGGCAGCCTTCACCGGCCGCAAGCCGCGCGGGCTCGAGGGTTCGCAATCATATTTTTGCCGCTCAACCTTAAGTTATCATGCGGAAAAATCGTCAAGCAGCGCGAAATCAGCCTAGTTCATGGTCGCGTTACCGGGTCGGCCCCATGTTTTCAATGGCCGAATGAATCACCTTTCATGGAATATATATGCGTCTGAGATTTGTTTCGGCATGTTTGATAGCTATCACAATGTTGGTCGGTTGCGGTGGAGAAGGCGACGCCAAGGCACCACCTGAGGCAGCCAGTCAGATAGCGATTTCTAGCCAGTCTTCCGTCGCGGTAGAACCAGAGAATGGTTGGTGGTGGAATCCGGCAGAGGGCGGACGCGGCTTCGCCATAGAGCGGCAAGGCAATCAGATTTTTCTCGCTGCTTTCCTTTACGAAACCAATGGATTGGCGACCTGGTATACGTCCACTCTGAATCGTCAGGCCGACGGCTCCTATGCAGGTGCGATGCTGCGTTATTCAGGCGGGCAAACATTGCTCGGCCCTTATAAGTCGCCTGCGGGAGCGACCACGCCTGCCAATATCACACTGACTTTCAATACAAGCAGCAAGGGTGCCTTGCTGGTCACATCAGCCGATAGCGGACTGAATCGCAATATTACGCTTGAGCGTTTTCCTATTTCCACGCCTGCTTTTACCGGTTCGAATGGTAATTTCGAAAGCGGCTGGTGGTGGAACGAAGCGGAAGGCGGGCGCGGCTACTTTATCGAAGTTCAAGGTGCCACTGCCTTTATCGGTAGTTTTATGTACGACGGTTCAGGCCAGCCGGTCTGGTATGTCAGCACCGCCAGTTTGCAAAACGCGCAGACCCTGAGCGGATCACTGCTTCAGTATGCCAATGGCCAGTCCTTGATGGGTGATTTCAAGGCGGCGGCACCGATCGCTGGCAGCATCGGCACTATGGGCTTTAGTTTTACCACACGCAATACGGCCAATCTGCTGCTCCCAAATGGTGCTAACGTTCCATTAAAGCGCTTCAATTTCAACCCCACCTCACCGACAGTGGAGGCCAGTCTTAGCAATTGCTTTAAAGTAAATAGCAACGTAGTTAAATATCACCTGGGCGCAGCCGGCCCCGATGGCAAAGCACATCCTACCCATCGCCTGGAGAATATTCCACTATCAGGGTTTGGCCAAACCGGAGCATACCGCATAAATATGTATGCCGCCGGCACGAGCGATCCCATGACGACAGGAGATCAAGAGCTGATGCTCAACGGTCTAAAGCCGTTGGTAATGATATCAGGCACTGCCGCGAGCCTTCAAACTACCGTAACAACCACCGCCGGCCATATGCCATTTGATTTGAGCTTGAACCAGGAGCGCACTTATACCCTGCAGCAACGCGCGAAAACCACCGTGGGTGGGCAGGCACTGCCGGAGTCGACAACGACGCAAATCATGAGTGCGACATTATTGGGAATCGGACCGCTGCAAACATTCGCGAAACATTTTCCGCTTACTTGCAAGATAAAAGAGCGCGTCATATCCCCTGACACTGGCGGAACCTATAACATCCTATGGTACGCCCAGGGTTATGGTGTAGTTCGCTGGGAAATCTATACCGCTCAAGCAGACGATGCTATGAGCCTTGAACTGGTTTCCGTAGAGGCCGCACCCAACTAACTTGTTCCGGCGTAGTTGACTACGCTCTGGATTCCTTCCGTCGCTGACAGCTCCGGCTGCCAGCGACCTTCAACCTTGGACAATGCTCACTGGAGCAACGATGACCACTGAGGCATACCAATACCTAAGGCAGCGAGGATTTCAGTTAGCGGGAGGCGTTAGTGACCTCAGCCAGCGGGCGAGTGTTTATCATCATATGTATGCGGACTCTGGAGGTAGAAATATCTTCCCACTTATCGCCGCACACGGAGCCCTTTGGGCTGCCGGATATTTTAAGAAGGGCTTGCTGGCTGGAAAAATTCTTTCATGCCGCCACATATTCAATAAAAAATTCCGGCAAGAACTACTGGAATCGCTCGATATATTTGCAAATAAATTCCGAGATATCAACAGAAGGGTTTGCGCCGAATCCTATGCAATATATTACTACACGAAAATTTATGGCCGGACTGAGGTGATTGAGTCGGCAATAGGAAAAGGCTTTGCGGATACCCTATGTCAAAGCCATGAATCATCCATGCTAGGAACAGCGTTCAACAAGCATAGCCGGTCAACGCTATTTTCTGCTTTCTTTAGCTGGGAACAAGAAAACATTGTGGCCCCATCGGTTACCGCAGCCTACAATGAATTCAATTGGAAAACAGTCAAGAAACTCGCCCTAAAGCCCAAAGTTGAGTTTTCTTACTTTGGCACAAGAAATCCGTTGCAGTTCATCGATTTTTCCAACAAGGATGAGCGAATAATTCGCGGCCTCCAAGCTTATGAGCGAGCAGAGGAAATTGGCCTTGATCGCGTGGAAAATGCACTCGCCTCATACAAGGTAATGCCCGAGGCATTTATCTTAAATCCAGGTAAGTATTTTAGCGACCTGGAAATTTCAATTACCTAGCCTTTCGGGCAATCCGACTACCCCTCGCCTCGCCGCTCAGCAGCCCGTACAGCCTACATTGTCGGTCCAAACACCATAACTCGCGTAGAGAAGTGATAGCAGCCGACTCCAACCGGCGTCGCGATGGCAAAACGTCCAGCGCGGACGTGCCCTATGGAGGATGTTGCCGTGCTAAGCATCTCGCCTGCCCCTGCTTTCGCCCAAGTACCAGCAGTACCGACTGGTGCGCTTACCAAGCAGGCGCACTCAGACCTGTTTGTCTTGAAGAACTGCACTACCGACAACTGCAATATTTTCAACAGGCCGAGGCACACTGGCAGGCGGAGCGTTTCGACGAAGCCTGGACGGCCTACGCACAAGCGTATGCCATCCGGCCCGATGATGAACCCCAATCCCCCTAGCAGCGTGTCTTATCCGGCGAGCGCAATAAACTCCGCCAGATTGGGACGGTAGGGCACAATCTGCACCGTGGGATTTTGCATTTTTTGTTTGTAGCGAGATTCATTTGTCCACATGGCAATCTGGCTACGCAAAACCCAAAAACCGCAGGGTACGGCCATGCCTGCCACCATGACGGCCAATCCCACGGCGTCTCCCCAGGAGCGGTGCAGGCCAACGGCGACTATCGGTAGGGAAGCGGCGCCAGCGAGCAGGCAGGCGGCGGTACAGCCGGCCGAGACTAACATCATCCCTCGGTAAAAATTGACGTGGTACTTGAGGGCTTTCAGTTCGTTCTTTGTTGCCGATGCCAAGGCAGACTCCCGGGTTAATAGCGGCACGCGCTCCGTGCTATTGGGTGGGCTGAGCATACGGGCGGCGGACTGGGCATTTGTCGCGCTGCTATCGTTGACGGGCTCGGAGATGTTGATCGAAACATGGCTTGGTGGAAGAGTAGGAACAAGAGGAGTATGGTCGAGACGAAACATGGTGGCTGCCTTCGCAATGAATTGTTGTGAAAATCGCGTGAGTCCATGGCAACGCCCCTTATTGCTTCCTCCGCGCATGCCAAATAGCAAGCACCGCTCGGCGAAATTGCCTTGCGGCATGATGCTTGCTAATTCCGACGGATAAAACGCCAAATCAGCGGTGGCAGCTTTCGAAATACGCTTGCCGATTTATGTTTTTCGATGCGCTCCGCAGGGTGCTTAGTGCAGGAACCATAGCATCAGGCCGACCAGCCATAAAATCAGCGGGGCAAGGAAAGGCAGATAGGTGAATTTATTCGCACCGCGCATTAACACGCTTTTCGCGGGTTTTTCCGGATGGTGGTAAACCGTGACGGTTGAATCCAACGCGAACTTGCTGACGATGGCGCGGGCAGTCGAAATTGGCACCGTCCCACCAAAAAAGACACGATAGCCTTCGTAACTGCTGCCGTTGACCTCATAGCGATAGCGCACTTCCCAATCCCATCGAGTCGGCTTGGATATATAGCGTGTCACTTTGGACCTGACTACTTTGCCCCGCACAGCAGGCCAGGCCAAACTCCGGCGTGCACAATACAGTTCGTATAGCCCCCACGCCGCCATCGCACATCCAGTAGCCAGAAGGAAGAGGCTAGCGCCTTGAAGCACGGCAAGTTGCTGCCAATGTGCACCTGTCGGTACCGCTGTCATGTCGTCTACCGCCGTTTTCTCTCAAGGATATTTAGGGTCCCGCGATCCGCAGGGCTTCTTCGATATCCACCGCCACCACCCGGCTAACCCCTTGTTCCTGCATGGTTATGCCAACCAGCTGATCGGCCATTTCCATGGTTATCTTGTTATGGCTGATGTACAAGAACTGCGTACGTTCTGCCATACGTTTGACCATTTCACAGAAGCGCGCAGTATTGGCATCATCCAACGGCGCATCCACTTCATCCAATAGGCAGAAGGGTGCCGGATTGAGGCGGAATAACGCAAATACCAGTGAGAGCGCCGTCAGGGCTTTTTCACCGCCGGACAGCAGATGGATGGTGGAATTTTTCTTGCCGGGCGGTTGCGCCATGATCTGGATGCCGGCATCCAGAATCTCGTCGCCGGTCAGTATCAGCTCGGCATGTCCTCCACCGAACAGCAGCGGAAAGAGTTCCTGCAGATTGCCGTTCACCGTGTCGAAGGTGGTCTGCAGCATGGCGCGGGTTTCGCGGTCGATTTTGCGGATGGCACTTTCCAGCGTTTCCATGGCTTCGATCAGGTCGGCGGCCTGGGTATCCAGGTAGAGCTTGCGCTCGCGGGCGGCATTCAGCTCGTCCAGGGCGGCCAGATTGACATTGCCCAGTGCATTGATGGCTTGGCTCAGTTTGCCGATTTCGCTTACCAGCGTGTTGATCTTCAGGCCGTTGCCGATCAGCGGCAACAAGGCCGCCACATCGGCCTCCGCGTCCAGCAATTCCTGACTGAACCGTTCCAGCGCCAGGCGCGCTTCCTGTTCCTTGAGCCGCAAATCGCCGAGCTTGTCGCGTAGGGGGTCGAACCCCTGTTCGATCAGCTGCTTTTCCAGCTCGCGCTCCTTGAGCGCGTTGGTGGCGGCATTGGCGGCATCGCGCAAGCCGGCCAAAATCCGTTCCTTCTCCGCCCGCTGGTTCACGGCTTCCTGGAAACCGATATCGAACTCGCCCTCGTCGATGCCTTCCAGATCGAAGCTGGCTTCGTCCAGACGCAGCTGCGCTTCCTCCAACTGGGTAGAGAGATCCTGATCGCGCCTGGCCAATTCGGCCAAGCGGGCTTCGGCCGACTGCCGGGCGAAGCCGCTCTCCTGTGCCTGGCGCTCGACCTGTCGCAGCCGGCCGCGCTGTATATCCAGCGCGGTTTCGGCCTCGGCCCGGGCCAACTTGCCGGTCTCCACCGCACGTTCCAGTTCCGGCAACTGACTGGCCGCCTGCTCGGCTTCCAGTTTGACATCCTCGCGTTCCAGCGCAAGTTCGCCGGCTTCTTCCGCCAACTCGGCGATTTCCTGCTGCAGAACGGCACGCCGCGACTGTGCCTGTTCGGCGGCCTGGCTAAGACGGGCCAGCTCCACTTGCCGTTCGCCCCGCTGCTGGCGCAGCACATCCAGCCGGGTACGGGCATGTTTGAGTTCGCCGTGCAGTTCACCCAACTTTTGTTCGGCGGCGTGCAGCGCCGTGGTTTCGGCCTCCAGGGCCGGGCCGAGTTGCGCCAATCGCTGGGCCAGCTCGGCCAGCTCGCGCTCGCGCTGCAGCACACCTGCCAGCGCATTGTCGGGGCGTGGAAGTGCATGGCATGGCGGCTGACGGCATGGCCGGATGGTGAAACGGCCAGCCCGCCCGGGGGCAAATTTGGCTGTGCCTGGGCCAGTTCGTCATCGCCGGCCACGCACCAGACCTGCGCCAGCCAGTCCCGCAGCGCGGGCGTCAGCATGGCAAGGTCGGAGCCGACACGGTCGGCCAGCGCGGGCAGACCGATATCGCGCGGCTCCCCGGTCGAGGCAGCTTGTCTGACGGCGCCAACCCAGCTCAGCCGGGCCGGCGCTGCTTCGGTAAAGGGGGCACCCTCCCCCACCACGGCATTCATGCGCTCGCGCAACACCGCCTCGACCGCAACCTCCCAGCCGGGATCGATACGCAGATGCCGGAATACCCGCGGCGCATCCTGCAGTCCCTGCCTGGCCAACCAGCCAGTGAGATCCTTGTCCGCGCTGGCTTGCGCCTGCAGCTTGGCGAGGGCGTCATGGCGGGCGCTGGTTTCGGCGCGCTCGGTGCGGAGCATTTCCACCTCGCGGCGATGCCGGCCGCGCGCGTCCTCCGCCTGGTGCAAGGTAAGGTCCAATTCGCCCAGCCGGCCTTGCGCCTCTTCCAGACTCAAGCTCAGTTCTTCCAGGACCAAGCGCTTGTCGTCGAGCAGATCGGTATCGGGCATGGGCAGATTGCGCTGCTCCGTCTCCAATCGCTCGCGTCGCTGTTGCAACTGCGCCAGGCTGCGATCGAGGTGCTGCAACTGCTGTTCGGCGAGTTGCTTGCCCTGCCTGGCGTGCGAAAACGCCAGCTGCGCTTCGCCCAGCGTGGCTTCGTGGCGCTTCTGTGCTTCTTCGAGCCTGGGCAGGGCATCCTGCTCGGACAGCAAGTCCAGCTGGATATCTTCCTGCGCCATGACCGCTTCATCGCGCTTGTTCTGCCACTCGTCCCGTTCGGTCAGCAGCGCTTGGCCTTGCCGGCCCAGCTCGTCCAGCCGCTGGCGTGCATGCGCCTGCTGTTGGCCGAGGCGCTGTCGGGTTTCCCGCAGGTGCAGCAGTTTTTGCTCCATGCGCGCCACGCCGGCACTGGCTTCGGCCAACATGGTCTGCGCCTCGCTCACCCTATCGGTGGCGTCGTAATGCGCTTCCCGCAGCATTTCGATGGCAGCTTCGGTTTCGCGCAAGCGGCTGGTCTGCGATTCGAGGCCGGTCTGTGCCGCCGCGATATCGCCGCGGCATTGCGCTTCATCGCGCTCCGCATCCAGCTTGCGTTGCAAGGCCAGCAGATTCTGCTTTTCGGTCAGCTGGGACTTGTACTCATTGAAACGCGACGCGATGCCGGCCTGGGTTTCCAACTTCTCGAGCTGGCCGGTCAATTCCAGGCGGATATCGTCTACCCGCGCAAGATTCTCGCGCGTGTCGCCGATGCGGCTTTCGGTCTCCTTGCGGCGCTCCTTGTACTTGGAGATGCCGGCGGCCTCCTCCAGAAAGGCACGCAGCTCCTCCGGCCGGGCATCGATGATGCGCGAGATCATGCCCTGCTCGATCACCGCATAGCCCCGCGTACCGACACCGGTGCCGAGAAAAAGGTCGGCGATGTCCTTGCGTCTGCATTGCAGGTTATTAATGTGGTAGGACGACTCGCCCGTACGCGTCAGCACGCGCTTGATGGCAATCTCGGCGTATTGTGACCAGGCGCCGGCGGCGCGTCCTTCGGCATTGTCGAAAACCAGTTCCACCGACGCCCGGCTGACCGGCTTGCGGCCACTGGAACCGTTGAAGATCACATCCTGCATCGATTCGCCGCGCAGTTGCTTGGCCGACGACTCACCCAGCACCCAGCGCACCGCATCGATCACATTGGATTTGCCGCAGCCGTTGGGGCCGACCACCGCGACCAGTTGGCCGGGAACGGGGATAACGGTGGGATCGACGAAGCTCTTGAAACCGGCAAGTTTGACGTGGGTAAGGCGCACGGCGGCATTCTAAGGGATGGCGAAGGTCGGCGGATTGTAAACGATGTGAATGAATTATCATGGGCAAGACCATGCACACACTTCTCCTGCGTCTACTGCTACTGGCCACCCTCCTTCTGACCGCTTGCGGCGGAAAGCCGAAGATGGAGCGGCTGCCCGCCGAAGCCGGCGTGCTGGCCTTTGGGGATAGCCTGACTTACGGTACGGGTGCACCGGCGGAAAGCAGCTATCCGGCAATCTTGCAGGATCTGATCAAGCACAGGGTGGACAATGCCGGCGTTCCCGGCGATACCACGGCCGATGGCCTGGCCCGCCTGGAAAGCGCGCTGGACGAAGCCAAGCCTGCCCTCTTGATACTTTGCCTGGGCGGCAACGACTTTCTCAAACATCGGCCGGAAAGTGAAACGCGGGCGAATTTGCAGGCCATGCTGGAATTGGCCCAATCCCGCAAGTTGCCGGTGTTGCTGGTGGCCACGCCCAAGCCCGGTTATGGCCTGAACGTCCCGCCGCTGTATGAGCAGTTGGCAGAACAATACGGCGTCCCGCTGGAAGACGAGGCCTTGCTGGAAATCCTGGGCAGCAAGGCAATGAAGAGCGATCTGGTCCATCCCAATACCGCCGGTTACCAGGCCCTGGCCGAAGCGATCGCCGCCCGCCTGCGGGAGCTGGGCGCGCTCTGAACAGGCGCTGCAAACACGCGGAAGCGACTGTTCGCGTTGCCTGCACGCGCCTATCGGTAAAATACCAAGCGTCAAAATGCAACAATCTTTCTAAATAAGTCAAAGCTGCGAATATAGATTCGGAGTAATTTCCTTTTTGGATTATTGGATTTAAATTAAATACCCAATTTAATCTTTTATTTTTTGAAGAGGACTTTCTATGCGCTGCTTTGTTCAGCCAGGTTGGGTAGCATATATATCCGCCTCCCTGCTATTCCTATCGCAAGCGAGTTTCGCGAGTAATCTTGTCGATACCGATAAACTCTCCCCGCAAACACGCGCCATTCCTTTTATGCGCAAGGCGGTCGAAATCGGTAGTGCCAGCAATAGCTTCGAACTCAAGCCTTCCACCACCGTCGTGTACCTGGATCCCGCTGAACAAGCCATTGCCCAGGTGCTGGTGGAGGATATTCGCAGCAAGACCGGCTTGACGCTCGCCACCGCCCAACGCGCCGACTGCCCGTCCGACGCAATCTGTCTGATCGTGCAATCACGCACCGGACCGCCGCCTACCGGCATCAATGTCGACGGCTACCTGCTGAATATCGACAACGGCGTAAAGATCCAGGCGCCGCACGCCAATGGCGCATTTAACGCTACACGGACCTTGCTGCAGCTATTGCAGGACCAAAACGGCCATTTCAAGGCGCCATCGATGCAAATCCGCGATTGGCCCACCGTGCGGGAGCGTATTCTTACGCTGGATGTGGCCCGGCAGTTCTATCCGCTGGAGGATCTAAAGAATTTGATACGCCAGATGGCGTATTACAAAATGAACTATTTCCACATCCATTTCACCGATGCGCAGGCTTTTCGCCTGAATAGTCCGCGCTACCCCGGCCTCGCGCCCAGTGTGGAAAGCTACAGCAGGGATGACATAAAGGAACTGGAAGCATTCGCCCGGAAATATCATGTTTCC contains the following coding sequences:
- a CDS encoding DUF3592 domain-containing protein; this translates as MTAVPTGAHWQQLAVLQGASLFLLATGCAMAAWGLYELYCARRSLAWPAVRGKVVRSKVTRYISKPTRWDWEVRYRYEVNGSSYEGYRVFFGGTVPISTARAIVSKFALDSTVTVYHHPEKPAKSVLMRGANKFTYLPFLAPLILWLVGLMLWFLH
- a CDS encoding arylesterase translates to MHTLLLRLLLLATLLLTACGGKPKMERLPAEAGVLAFGDSLTYGTGAPAESSYPAILQDLIKHRVDNAGVPGDTTADGLARLESALDEAKPALLILCLGGNDFLKHRPESETRANLQAMLELAQSRKLPVLLVATPKPGYGLNVPPLYEQLAEQYGVPLEDEALLEILGSKAMKSDLVHPNTAGYQALAEAIAARLRELGAL